A window of Chlorobium phaeobacteroides DSM 266 genomic DNA:
GCTGATACCTTTCGAGCGGCAGCATACGAACAACTCAAGATTTGGGCAGATCGCGCAGGGGTTCCGCTGATCGGTCAGGGACAGGGTGCGGATCCGGCTTCGGTTGTGTATGATGCCGTCAGCTCCGCCGTTTCAAGAAATTCCGATGTGGTGCTTGTTGATACGGCCGGCCGTCTGCATAACAAGAGTCATCTGATGGAAGAGCTTGCGAAAATTATGCGTGTTGCAAAAAAGAAGATTCCGGAAGCTCCGCATGAAGTTCTTCTTGTGCTTGATGGAACGACAGGCCAGAACGCGGTTTCCCAGGCAAGGGAGTTTACGCGCTTTGTGAATGTTACCGGTCTTGTGCTTACCAAACTGGACGGAACTTCCAAAGGCGGTATTGTGCTCTCCATTTCAAGAGAGCTTAATCTGCCGGTAAAGTATATCGGCGTAGGTGAAAAGATTGACGATTTGCAGTTGTTTGATCGTGCCCGTTTTGTTGAAGCGTTGCTTGGGCGTCAGGAGTAGTTTCAGGCTATGAGTTCCGGGATTTTGTTTTTAATGATGAGGAGCAGTTGTTCTGAATCGGCGATTTTCAGAAGATGAGTGCTGTTTTTCGTGTCCTGTGCTCCCAGGCGTTTAGCCAGAGGTTCTACGGTATCAAGCGAACTGATGAAGTTGCAGAGGAGAGGCTCAAGCCGAAGCGGGCTTTGTACGACGACGATATGCGTAATTTCAGTTTCAGGGCAATCAAGCAGGTAATCAATATGCCAGTGCATTTTTTTATGCAAAGTGGTACCGGCTTTTTTACAGGATGCCTCCGGTTCAAACAAAAGACGCAGAGTCTTCTGTATGGGCTGAGGTTTATTGTTTCCGCTTCTCGATGCATGACGAACCAGCCGTTGAGCGAGAGGTTTATCAGCTTTTCCGCTTCCGAGCGCTGAACCGATATACAGGTACTCGCCTTTCGGTACATCAAGAAGCCGGCCGCCCTGAAATTTTCCGAACGAAAGTCGGATCGGCTTTGAAACCTTCAGGAAAAGGATATACGAGCCCCTTGGGTAATTATCGCCGA
This region includes:
- a CDS encoding GIY-YIG nuclease family protein, coding for MPPDQFTIFGDNYPRGSYILFLKVSKPIRLSFGKFQGGRLLDVPKGEYLYIGSALGSGKADKPLAQRLVRHASRSGNNKPQPIQKTLRLLFEPEASCKKAGTTLHKKMHWHIDYLLDCPETEITHIVVVQSPLRLEPLLCNFISSLDTVEPLAKRLGAQDTKNSTHLLKIADSEQLLLIIKNKIPELIA
- the ftsY gene encoding signal recognition particle-docking protein FtsY, which produces MGFFDKFKLSRLKEGLSKTSETFREKLSLITQGKTEIDEEFLEELEHILVGADVGVETTLSIVDAITERAKRESYRSAEELNRMLMEEIQQMLLDSGEHYPIDFDAPLSAKPYVILVVGVNGAGKTTSVAKLAYNYEKAGKKVIIAAADTFRAAAYEQLKIWADRAGVPLIGQGQGADPASVVYDAVSSAVSRNSDVVLVDTAGRLHNKSHLMEELAKIMRVAKKKIPEAPHEVLLVLDGTTGQNAVSQAREFTRFVNVTGLVLTKLDGTSKGGIVLSISRELNLPVKYIGVGEKIDDLQLFDRARFVEALLGRQE